A single window of Sulfurimonas crateris DNA harbors:
- a CDS encoding TRAP transporter large permease produces the protein MISMLMFIVVLALLMVGIPVAFVFGTVAIAFAFLIPELGFDVFSVLPFRIYGIMSNTTLMAVPLFIAMGLVLEKSLMAEKLLIAMSSAFRTVRGGLAVSVVLVGALLAASTGVVSASVVMMSVIALPLMLRAGYDKGLASGTIASSGTLGQIIPPSIILIILGDVMSVSVGELFMGAVLPGLVLVGLYIVYILIFSYLKPEAAPVAKNVKEVSVMEIISAIVPPMLLMVSVLGSIFAGIASPTESAAFGVIGALLLSAYNRSLNFEMLKYATLGSVKLSGMIFMILIGATAFSLVFNELGGSDLILEFFSQDIGDVWIFIAVAMISIFILGFFIDFIEISFIIVPILVPVMHAFGIDPVWFAILIALNLQASFLTPPFGLSLFFLKGAAGDSIKTMQIYKGIIPFIVLQFFALMLVMVFPDLVFAFL, from the coding sequence ATGATATCTATGCTGATGTTTATAGTGGTTTTGGCACTTTTAATGGTAGGAATTCCTGTCGCTTTTGTCTTTGGAACTGTGGCTATAGCTTTTGCTTTTTTGATTCCGGAACTCGGCTTTGACGTCTTTTCGGTTCTGCCTTTTCGCATTTATGGGATAATGTCAAACACGACCTTGATGGCTGTCCCGCTTTTTATAGCTATGGGCTTGGTGCTTGAGAAATCTCTGATGGCGGAGAAGTTATTGATCGCTATGAGCTCGGCATTTCGCACCGTTCGCGGCGGTTTAGCGGTTAGTGTCGTGCTTGTGGGCGCGCTTCTTGCAGCTTCGACGGGAGTTGTATCTGCAAGTGTTGTTATGATGAGCGTTATTGCGCTTCCGTTGATGCTGCGTGCAGGCTATGACAAAGGTCTTGCTTCGGGAACAATAGCCTCTAGCGGAACGCTCGGGCAGATCATACCGCCATCAATCATCCTTATTATTTTGGGTGATGTTATGAGCGTTAGTGTCGGCGAACTTTTTATGGGAGCTGTTTTGCCGGGGCTTGTTCTGGTTGGACTCTATATTGTCTACATTTTGATATTTTCCTATCTTAAGCCAGAAGCCGCACCCGTTGCAAAAAACGTAAAAGAGGTAAGTGTGATGGAGATAATCTCTGCGATCGTTCCTCCTATGCTTCTGATGGTCTCTGTTTTGGGGAGCATCTTTGCTGGCATAGCATCTCCTACAGAGTCGGCGGCATTTGGTGTTATCGGCGCGCTTCTGCTCTCTGCATATAACCGCTCCCTTAACTTTGAGATGCTCAAATACGCGACACTCGGAAGTGTAAAGCTAAGCGGTATGATCTTTATGATACTCATCGGAGCAACTGCTTTTTCGCTTGTTTTTAACGAACTCGGCGGAAGTGATCTTATACTTGAGTTTTTCTCTCAAGATATAGGCGATGTTTGGATATTTATAGCAGTTGCCATGATAAGCATATTTATACTCGGCTTTTTTATAGATTTTATAGAGATAAGTTTTATCATCGTTCCCATCTTGGTGCCGGTTATGCACGCTTTTGGGATAGACCCTGTCTGGTTTGCGATACTTATCGCCCTAAATCTGCAAGCCTCGTTCTTGACCCCACCGTTTGGGCTCTCGCTCTTCTTTTTAAAGGGAGCCGCAGGTGATAGCATAAAGACCATGCAGATATATAAGGGAATAATACCGTTTATAGTACTTCAATTTTTCGCACTTATGCTTGTTATGGTGTTTCCAGACCTAGTGTTCGCATTTCTATAA
- a CDS encoding HIT family protein — protein MKDILYAPWRDEYVTNKKIDGCVFCHISSHEKDDEELHVLYRDEHCFIVMNRYPYTPGHFMIIPHLHTDKLEELPSETWLHMSDLAQKSVRLLKEGFCAHGVNIGMNLGESAGAGIAEHIHMHIVPRWQRDTNFITSVANNRVYSTDFIKIYEKIKELIPKYI, from the coding sequence ATGAAAGATATTTTATACGCGCCGTGGCGTGATGAGTATGTTACGAACAAAAAGATAGATGGCTGTGTATTTTGCCACATAAGTTCTCACGAGAAGGATGATGAGGAACTTCATGTGCTATACAGGGACGAACACTGTTTTATAGTGATGAACCGCTATCCGTACACTCCCGGACATTTTATGATAATCCCTCATCTTCATACCGACAAACTTGAAGAGCTACCTAGTGAGACTTGGCTTCATATGAGCGATCTGGCGCAAAAGAGTGTGAGACTTTTAAAAGAGGGATTTTGCGCTCACGGAGTAAATATCGGAATGAACTTGGGAGAGTCAGCTGGTGCTGGGATAGCTGAGCACATCCATATGCACATCGTCCCAAGATGGCAGAGAGACACGAACTTTATAACTTCCGTTGCAAACAACCGAGTCTACTCAACCGACTTTATAAAAATATATGAGAAGATAAAAGAGCTTATCCCTAAATATATCTAA
- a CDS encoding helix-turn-helix transcriptional regulator produces the protein MKKEYDKALYRLLEILKRLYEGEVLNTKDLALDFNVTQRTIRRDFIRLSYFPIEKIKYGYKYADGYHLLKSSKEDEVLLFEMFEQFSKNMGEGASKIISKQLSKLYNPSAKHPFFFNAVIEDITDKSELFLLMQDAIEQKRVVHLEYLDKTRQVHPYRIASFEGFWYLFCKEQEKYKTFYFKDIQNVVLKEETFTCDTKALKIMENALNIWFEAQEKSFEVLLHVDTKIAKHLARRPLSKTQKFLKEYENGDIEISVYATSDNEVIHVLKKWLPNLKVIAPLRIHETFKKELQKYIDV, from the coding sequence ATGAAAAAAGAATATGATAAAGCACTTTATCGGCTCCTTGAGATTTTAAAACGTCTTTATGAAGGTGAAGTGCTAAATACAAAAGATTTAGCACTTGATTTTAATGTTACACAACGAACTATACGGCGTGATTTTATACGGCTATCATATTTTCCGATTGAAAAAATAAAATATGGTTATAAGTATGCTGATGGCTATCATTTGCTGAAAAGTTCAAAAGAAGATGAAGTTTTACTTTTTGAAATGTTTGAACAGTTTTCAAAAAATATGGGCGAAGGTGCTTCTAAAATAATTTCCAAACAACTATCAAAGCTTTATAACCCTTCTGCAAAACATCCTTTTTTCTTCAATGCAGTTATAGAGGATATTACCGATAAAAGTGAACTTTTTTTACTCATGCAAGATGCCATAGAGCAAAAGCGTGTCGTACATTTGGAATATTTAGATAAAACGCGTCAGGTACATCCTTATAGGATCGCAAGTTTTGAAGGGTTTTGGTACCTTTTTTGTAAAGAACAAGAGAAGTACAAAACCTTTTATTTTAAAGATATTCAAAATGTTGTTCTTAAAGAAGAAACATTTACATGTGACACAAAAGCCTTAAAAATAATGGAAAATGCTCTTAATATCTGGTTTGAAGCACAAGAAAAAAGTTTTGAAGTGCTTTTACATGTAGATACCAAAATTGCAAAGCATCTTGCTAGGCGCCCTTTGAGTAAAACGCAAAAATTTCTTAAAGAATATGAAAACGGTGATATTGAGATCAGTGTATATGCTACGAGTGATAATGAAGTAATCCATGTACTAAAAAAATGGTTGCCAAATCTCAAAGTAATTGCACCTTTACGAATTCATGAAACATTTAAAAAGGAGTTGCAAAAATACATTGACGTGTAA